In Natranaerobius thermophilus JW/NM-WN-LF, the genomic stretch TATTCGGAAAAAGACCTGGAGAAATATATCAAGTTGGCTGGGGAAGCTTTTATTGATAAGGGTTTGACTTCTGTCCAATCTGATGATTTAAAGGCGATTCCAGGTGGCGAAGATATGATTATGAATGCTTACCTTTCCCTGGCGGAAAAAGGAGAACTCCCCGTAAAGGTGAATTTACAACTTCAATTATCTTCTGAAGAAGAAATAACTACTTTTATACAAAAGTATAGTCCTTATTTCCAAAGTTCAGTTACAGATTATTTAAATTTTGGTCCTTTAAAAGTTTTATTAGATGGTTCTCTTGGAGGAAAGACTGCAGCACTTAGACAACCCTATTTAGGCGATCAAGAAAATTTCGGTATTGTAACCTATACTCCGGAAAGTCTTGATTCCCTCTTGGATTGTGCAGCACGTCATCATTTACAAATTGCATGTCATGGTATTGGTGATTACGCTATTGAGCTATTTTTAGACTCCATTGATAAAATCCAGGCTAAATTTGGTGGAGATTATCGTCATCGAATAATTCATTGTCAATTGACAGATTTGGATCTGATTAATCGAATTGCTCGTCAAAACATTTCAGTAGATGCTCAACCTGATTTTGTTGGAAGTGATTATGGACTATTAGAAGAGCGCCTAGGCTTTGCTCGCAGTATTAACACCTATGCCTGGAAAACTATGTTGGATAAGGGGATCAATGTATCTGGGAGTTCAGACTGTCCTGTTGAACCTTTTGACCCGAGACTAGGAATTAAGGCAGCAGTTACCAGACAAGACGCTAATAATAATCCCTGTGGAGGATGGCATCCCTGGGAAAAAGTGTCAGTTTTTGAAGCCCTTAAGATGTATACTGTAAATTCTGCTTATGCCACCTTTGAGGAACAGGTCAAAGGAAAGCTAGCACCTGGTTATTGTGCAGATATGGTGGTCCTGGAGGAGGATCCTTATAGCACTCCTCCCCAAGAACTTGATTCCCTTTCTGTAAATAAAGTCTTTATTAACGGCAAAATAGTCAAGTAAATTAAGACTTTTGTGATTGCTTTCGTGCTACCCGTCCCGCTAAAACAACGGGATCATATACGGGGGAAAAGGGTGGTGCATAAGACAAATCTAAATGATATATATCATCTACTGTGGCACCTGTTTGCGTTAAGACTGCAAAGGTGTCAATTTTTTTGGCATCTTCTATTGGACCAATTAATTGAGCTCCCAGAAGTTTGCCGGTTTTAGATTCAAACACAATTACTGTTTTCAACTTCCTACTACCGGGATAATAACCCGGTTTATTAGGTGAATCTATTACTATCGTCTCTGCATTGAATCCTTCCTGATTAGCTTCATTTTCCGTCAAACCAGTCCGTGCTATTCCC encodes the following:
- a CDS encoding amidohydrolase produces the protein MSEILLKNCRVYTMDESVPYAEQILLKNGKIAQLGTRDDNLASNNSVQEMDLGGQTVLPGLNDSHLHLLSYGMALSTVDLSDVSSFRELIAKVQNYIDNNNIPKHEWVIGQGFDEENLQEKDFPTREILDQISQCHPVIVKRKCTHVSGVNSYALDLAGITAEDNEKIEGGKVYLDQDGKPNGVLAENAQNLLSHILPSYSEKDLEKYIKLAGEAFIDKGLTSVQSDDLKAIPGGEDMIMNAYLSLAEKGELPVKVNLQLQLSSEEEITTFIQKYSPYFQSSVTDYLNFGPLKVLLDGSLGGKTAALRQPYLGDQENFGIVTYTPESLDSLLDCAARHHLQIACHGIGDYAIELFLDSIDKIQAKFGGDYRHRIIHCQLTDLDLINRIARQNISVDAQPDFVGSDYGLLEERLGFARSINTYAWKTMLDKGINVSGSSDCPVEPFDPRLGIKAAVTRQDANNNPCGGWHPWEKVSVFEALKMYTVNSAYATFEEQVKGKLAPGYCADMVVLEEDPYSTPPQELDSLSVNKVFINGKIVK